From the genome of Pirellulales bacterium, one region includes:
- a CDS encoding prolyl oligopeptidase family serine peptidase — MASIVVPHGRFCRVICAKQYLLNQSNYITILCWPVPIHTPNIPFPPPTLITTADRDDRVVPGHSFKFAAALQAAQAGPAPILIRIKTQAGHGAGKPTTKIIEETADEFAFLVDILKMDLQPKP; from the coding sequence ATGGCATCCATAGTCGTGCCGCATGGAAGGTTCTGTCGAGTAATCTGCGCTAAACAATATCTTCTGAATCAATCCAATTATATCACAATCCTTTGCTGGCCTGTACCTATCCACACCCCGAACATTCCCTTCCCGCCGCCCACGCTGATCACCACGGCCGATCGCGATGACCGCGTGGTTCCCGGCCACAGCTTCAAATTCGCCGCCGCGCTGCAAGCGGCCCAGGCTGGCCCCGCGCCCATTCTCATCCGCATCAAAACCCAAGCCGGCCACGGCGCCGGCAAACCCACCACCAAAATCATCGAGGAAACCGCCGATGAATTCGCGTTTCTGGTGGACATTCTGAAAATGGACCTGCAACCCAAACCCTAA
- a CDS encoding UDP-glucose/GDP-mannose dehydrogenase family protein: protein MRIAVIGTGYVGLVTGTCFSESGNEVTCVDIDQEKVERLSRGDVPIYEPGLAELVARNLEAQRLQFTTDLAATVKPAKLIFLAVGTPPSEDGSADLSALWKVVNAIAPHLRSDAIVVTKSTVPVGTAAKIAARLKELIGRDCDVASNPEFLKEGAALDDFQKPDRVVVGVRRPEVADVLRTLYAPYLRTEKPFLVMSPESSEMTKYVANALLATKISFINEMANLCERMQADIDDVRRGIGHDQRIGFAFLFPGVGYGGSCFPKDVLALSSMARQNYLLPQILDAVHEVNNRQKTVLGEKIERYFGGQLKGKTIAIWGLAFKPRTDDIRDAPALVLINRLLELGTRLQVHDPEAMPNVRAIYEDRLVYSELPLQALDGADCVAIVTEWGEFRNPDFDEMRRRLKQPVIFDGRNLYNSRQMKSLGFTYHCIGKPPIEAK from the coding sequence ATGCGTATTGCTGTCATCGGCACCGGTTACGTCGGCCTAGTTACGGGCACCTGTTTTTCCGAAAGCGGAAATGAAGTTACGTGCGTCGACATCGATCAGGAGAAAGTCGAACGACTTTCCCGCGGTGATGTGCCGATTTACGAACCAGGGCTGGCCGAATTAGTTGCTCGGAATTTGGAGGCACAGCGATTGCAGTTTACCACCGATTTGGCGGCTACCGTCAAGCCTGCGAAGTTGATTTTTTTGGCCGTCGGCACACCCCCGTCCGAAGACGGCTCCGCTGATTTGTCGGCTTTGTGGAAAGTGGTTAACGCCATCGCGCCACACCTGCGGTCCGATGCCATCGTAGTGACCAAAAGTACGGTGCCGGTGGGCACCGCAGCTAAAATTGCCGCCCGCCTAAAGGAACTTATCGGTCGAGACTGCGATGTAGCCAGCAACCCCGAATTCTTGAAAGAAGGTGCGGCTCTGGATGATTTCCAAAAGCCAGATCGAGTGGTGGTTGGCGTGCGCCGACCGGAAGTAGCCGACGTGTTGCGGACCTTGTATGCACCATATCTGCGTACCGAAAAGCCATTTTTAGTGATGTCGCCGGAAAGCTCTGAAATGACTAAGTACGTTGCCAATGCACTGTTGGCGACGAAAATTAGTTTTATCAATGAAATGGCTAATCTCTGTGAGCGAATGCAGGCAGATATTGACGATGTGCGCCGCGGCATTGGGCATGATCAGCGCATTGGCTTTGCATTTTTATTTCCTGGAGTTGGATACGGCGGCAGTTGTTTTCCCAAAGATGTATTGGCTCTATCATCAATGGCTCGCCAAAATTATTTGCTTCCGCAAATTTTGGATGCTGTTCACGAAGTAAATAATCGGCAGAAAACAGTATTGGGCGAAAAAATTGAGCGATACTTTGGCGGTCAGTTGAAAGGCAAAACGATTGCGATTTGGGGTTTGGCTTTTAAGCCTCGCACCGACGATATTCGTGATGCTCCGGCGCTGGTGCTGATTAACCGACTGCTGGAATTAGGCACAAGACTGCAAGTTCATGATCCGGAAGCTATGCCCAACGTACGGGCAATTTATGAAGATCGTTTGGTGTACAGCGAACTGCCTTTGCAGGCGCTTGATGGGGCAGACTGTGTGGCGATCGTGACTGAGTGGGGTGAATTCCGAAATCCCGATTTTGATGAGATGCGCCGACGGTTAAAGCAACCGGTGATTTTCGATGGGCGGAATCTTTATAACTCTCGACAAATGAAATCGCTTGGGTTTACATACCACTGCATTGGTAAGCCGCCGATAGAAGCGAAATAA
- a CDS encoding ThiF family adenylyltransferase, which yields MSRMNNTQPISEDRYARQMRYAPLGEAGQQRLMASRALICGCGALGSVIANTLARAGVGTLRIVDRDFLELNNLQRQVLFDEADVASALPKAVAAANKLRQINSAIRVEPVVADASPNNILALAEGCDIILDGTDNFETRYLLNEAAVKLQLPWVYGGCIGAEGQTLTVLPGIPPCFRCVMNEPPPPGTSPTCDTAGILSPIVNVIASIQACEAIKILSGNLAAINRSLTIIDLWSNQLRQLNLDQLRTAGGCATCRAGPETADKFPWLSGERGSRTAVLCGRNSVQLSHGSAAAFSPAAFASLEKKLAAVGEVIRNPYLLRCAVGPYLITLFPDGRAIIGGTADLAEARSVYAKFVGH from the coding sequence ATGAGCCGGATGAACAACACGCAACCCATATCGGAAGATCGCTATGCACGCCAAATGCGGTACGCGCCTCTCGGCGAGGCGGGGCAGCAGCGGCTAATGGCCAGCCGAGCGCTCATCTGTGGTTGCGGAGCGCTGGGAAGTGTAATTGCCAACACCTTGGCTCGCGCCGGGGTGGGCACTCTGCGGATTGTCGATCGCGATTTCTTGGAATTGAATAATCTGCAACGGCAGGTGCTGTTCGACGAAGCCGATGTTGCCTCCGCGCTTCCCAAGGCGGTGGCGGCGGCAAATAAGCTGCGGCAAATCAATAGCGCTATCCGTGTTGAACCCGTCGTGGCTGATGCGTCGCCCAATAATATCCTGGCCTTGGCCGAAGGCTGCGACATCATTCTCGACGGCACCGATAATTTCGAGACGCGCTATCTGCTGAACGAAGCCGCAGTCAAATTGCAACTCCCGTGGGTCTACGGCGGTTGCATTGGCGCCGAAGGCCAAACACTTACGGTCTTGCCAGGTATCCCTCCGTGCTTTCGCTGTGTGATGAACGAGCCGCCCCCGCCGGGCACGTCCCCCACTTGCGATACCGCCGGAATTCTCTCGCCCATTGTGAATGTCATTGCTTCCATCCAAGCCTGCGAGGCCATCAAAATTCTGTCCGGCAATCTTGCGGCAATCAACCGCTCGCTGACCATTATCGATTTGTGGAGCAACCAACTGCGGCAATTGAATTTGGATCAGCTGCGCACCGCCGGCGGATGTGCCACGTGTCGCGCCGGGCCCGAAACGGCTGACAAATTTCCTTGGCTGTCCGGCGAGCGTGGCAGCCGAACCGCGGTGTTGTGCGGCCGCAATTCGGTGCAATTGAGTCACGGATCCGCGGCCGCTTTTTCTCCGGCGGCGTTTGCGTCGTTGGAAAAAAAACTGGCGGCCGTCGGAGAAGTTATCCGTAATCCGTATCTGTTGCGCTGTGCCGTCGGCCCATATCTCATCACACTGTTTCCCGATGGTCGGGCCATCATCGGCGGCACGGCCGATCTGGCCGAAGCCCGAAGCGTTTACGCTAAATTCGTCGGCCACTGA
- a CDS encoding type II toxin-antitoxin system PemK/MazF family toxin, whose product MQPDDIYLASFPFGDAAGMKLRPVLLLTNRLGSVPEVVVAYISSVIPAALLPSDIVLDPGDADAVSTNLKTKSVLRLHKLATIHASAVVRRLGAISARTRDEVDIKLRALLDL is encoded by the coding sequence ATGCAGCCTGACGACATCTATTTGGCCAGTTTCCCCTTTGGTGATGCTGCGGGCATGAAACTGCGGCCTGTTTTGCTGCTGACCAACCGCTTGGGAAGTGTGCCGGAGGTTGTGGTGGCCTATATTTCGTCGGTCATTCCAGCAGCGCTGTTGCCTAGTGATATTGTTCTTGATCCTGGCGACGCAGACGCGGTTTCCACGAATCTGAAAACGAAATCGGTCCTGCGGTTGCACAAGTTGGCGACCATTCACGCCAGCGCCGTGGTCCGCCGGTTGGGCGCTATTTCTGCGAGAACGAGGGACGAAGTTGATATCAAGCTACGCGCCCTTCTCGACCTGTGA
- the uvrA gene encoding excinuclease ABC subunit UvrA → MTKGFISLRGVEVHNLKGIDLDIPHRQLVVFCGLSGSGKTSLAIDTLYAEGQRRYIETFSTYTRQFLQRLERPAAEQITGIPPAIAVTHKSSSRSHRSTVGTSTETTDYLRLLFAKIGRVICQTCGNEVRRESPNSVADILAKLAPGIQFMVAFEAFLPDSSALKAIGFVRVINGNRQINLAEQLTNVDTRRPLFVIVDRLTTDSSILRIRESLESAFGHGNGQVTVFINSPESLQINGYRRGEPYSLDDRSWLHLTFSEHMRCDECGRLYPLPEPRLYSFNSPLGACPECEGFGNIIDIDFDLIVPDSRKSLREGAIAPWNAPAYTHELEELIALAGEYEIPLDVPFKNLTERHLQLIQEGVPERRFGGLRGFFRWLEKRKYKMHIRVFLNRWRTYRICPVCNGTRLRLEALATRIAGRNISELCALKIRDVLRFLGNLELQQWESTVARSIAEQVQARLGFLECVGLGYLTLGRALRTLSGGEAQRVSLTTALGSSLVNLQYVLDEPSIGLHPADVNRLVEAVLSLRDRGNSVYVVEHEESLIRAADQVIEIGPGAGERGGQVVFQGTPQEMEHCAQSLTGDYLAGRRGRSIPSQRRRTDHGWIRLTGARGNNLKNITVEFPLGVLCLVSGVSGSGKSTLVEDTLYPALRRRMHLESVRPAAYDDVYGDGQVNEVILVDQSPIGRSVRSNPVTYIKAFDEIRNVFADTVEARTRNYTASHFSFNIDGGRCSACHGDGFVEIDMQFLADVFMKCSQCNGTRYRPEILKIKYRGRNIAEVLDLTVREAFTFFRGCSKVQAKLKLLIDVGLDYLRLGQPANTLSGGEAQRLKLAGYMSGAKRNRTLFILDEPTTGLHFADVVQLLDCFDALLAVGHSLIVVEHNMQMMKAADWIIDLGPGAADEGGNIVAQGTPELVSRCKQSATRQFLAAALLQSTEEVTT, encoded by the coding sequence GTGACCAAAGGCTTTATTTCGTTACGCGGCGTGGAAGTTCATAATCTGAAAGGGATTGATCTCGACATTCCGCACCGTCAATTAGTGGTGTTTTGTGGGCTAAGCGGCAGCGGGAAGACTAGCCTAGCGATTGATACACTGTATGCCGAAGGACAACGACGATACATTGAAACATTTTCTACCTATACACGACAATTCTTGCAGCGATTAGAACGACCAGCCGCGGAGCAAATTACGGGCATTCCGCCGGCAATAGCGGTCACGCACAAATCCTCCAGTCGTTCCCACCGCAGTACCGTTGGCACTTCAACCGAGACCACCGATTATTTGCGATTACTCTTTGCCAAAATCGGCCGTGTCATTTGCCAAACGTGTGGAAATGAAGTTCGTCGCGAATCGCCGAATTCAGTTGCCGACATTCTGGCAAAACTGGCTCCAGGGATTCAGTTCATGGTGGCCTTTGAAGCGTTTTTGCCAGATTCATCAGCCTTAAAGGCAATTGGCTTTGTACGCGTGATTAATGGCAATCGACAAATAAATCTCGCTGAGCAATTGACAAATGTTGACACGCGTCGTCCTTTATTTGTAATTGTTGATCGTCTCACGACAGATTCGTCCATTCTGCGAATTCGCGAATCGTTAGAATCCGCCTTTGGACATGGTAATGGCCAAGTGACGGTGTTCATCAATTCGCCGGAATCACTTCAGATCAATGGGTATCGCCGCGGTGAGCCATATTCGTTGGATGATCGCAGTTGGCTGCATTTGACATTTAGTGAACATATGCGCTGCGACGAATGTGGCCGTTTATATCCGTTACCTGAACCGCGATTGTATAGTTTCAATAGCCCGCTTGGTGCGTGTCCGGAATGCGAAGGCTTTGGCAACATAATCGATATCGATTTTGATCTCATTGTCCCCGATTCACGTAAATCGCTGCGAGAAGGAGCAATCGCACCATGGAACGCGCCAGCTTACACCCACGAACTCGAAGAACTCATTGCGTTAGCTGGTGAATATGAAATCCCATTGGATGTTCCGTTTAAAAATCTTACCGAGCGACATTTGCAGCTAATTCAGGAAGGTGTACCCGAGCGTCGATTTGGTGGTCTGCGCGGATTTTTTAGATGGCTGGAGAAGCGAAAATATAAAATGCATATCCGCGTATTTTTGAACCGCTGGCGCACTTATCGAATCTGTCCAGTTTGCAATGGAACTCGTTTACGACTTGAAGCCCTAGCCACGCGAATTGCCGGGCGCAATATCTCGGAACTTTGCGCATTAAAAATCCGCGATGTTTTGAGATTTCTCGGTAATCTCGAGTTGCAACAATGGGAATCCACTGTCGCGCGCAGCATTGCGGAACAAGTGCAAGCTCGGCTCGGTTTTTTAGAGTGTGTGGGACTTGGGTATCTAACACTTGGCCGCGCTCTGCGCACGCTCAGTGGAGGTGAAGCACAGCGAGTTTCATTGACAACGGCATTGGGCTCCAGCCTAGTAAATTTGCAGTATGTTCTTGATGAACCTTCCATCGGCTTGCATCCGGCTGATGTCAATCGGTTAGTCGAAGCAGTGTTATCGCTGCGCGATCGAGGCAACAGCGTCTACGTGGTGGAGCACGAAGAATCGCTGATTCGTGCCGCAGATCAAGTCATTGAAATCGGACCCGGTGCCGGCGAAAGAGGTGGCCAAGTCGTATTTCAAGGCACGCCACAAGAAATGGAACATTGTGCGCAAAGCCTCACTGGCGATTATTTGGCAGGCCGGCGTGGTCGCAGTATACCCAGCCAGCGTCGTCGTACTGACCATGGTTGGATTCGCTTAACCGGTGCGCGCGGCAACAATTTAAAAAATATCACGGTCGAATTTCCACTCGGCGTGCTTTGTCTCGTTTCAGGAGTCAGCGGATCGGGAAAAAGTACTCTGGTTGAAGATACACTCTATCCGGCGTTGCGACGCCGAATGCATTTGGAATCCGTCCGCCCCGCCGCATACGACGACGTATACGGTGATGGGCAAGTGAACGAAGTAATTTTGGTCGATCAAAGTCCGATTGGTCGTTCGGTGCGGTCCAATCCAGTCACTTATATCAAGGCTTTTGACGAAATTCGCAACGTGTTTGCCGATACGGTGGAAGCTCGTACACGCAATTACACAGCCAGCCATTTTAGCTTCAATATCGATGGTGGCCGTTGTTCGGCTTGCCACGGCGATGGTTTCGTTGAGATCGATATGCAATTTCTTGCCGACGTTTTTATGAAATGCAGTCAATGTAACGGCACACGCTACCGCCCTGAAATCTTGAAAATAAAATATCGAGGCCGCAACATTGCTGAGGTATTGGATTTAACCGTCCGTGAGGCATTCACATTCTTCCGCGGTTGCTCAAAAGTGCAGGCCAAGCTCAAATTGTTAATTGACGTAGGTTTGGACTACTTGCGGCTTGGACAGCCTGCCAACACACTCTCAGGCGGTGAGGCCCAGCGTTTGAAGTTGGCCGGATATATGTCTGGGGCCAAACGAAATCGCACGTTGTTTATCTTGGACGAGCCCACCACTGGCCTGCACTTTGCCGATGTCGTGCAATTGCTCGATTGTTTCGATGCTCTGTTGGCGGTAGGGCATTCGCTGATCGTCGTGGAACACAACATGCAAATGATGAAAGCTGCCGATTGGATTATCGATTTGGGCCCCGGCGCCGCAGACGAAGGAGGCAACATCGTCGCGCAAGGAACACCAGAGTTGGTGTCGCGTTGCAAGCAATCCGCCACGAGGCAATTCTTGGCTGCCGCACTGCTTCAATCAACGGAAGAAGTCACCACATAA
- a CDS encoding very short patch repair endonuclease, producing MAAVKSKHTSPEIRVRKLVRKLGYRYRLHVKALPGTPDLVFPKLRKIINVSGCFWHMHSCGRCRIPTTRRRYWIAKLERNAARDKRLRRVWRLAGWQVLTVWECQTTPVKATTLQSKIAAFLAR from the coding sequence ATGGCGGCGGTGAAGTCGAAGCACACTTCGCCGGAGATTCGGGTGCGAAAACTGGTGAGGAAACTGGGTTACCGCTATCGGCTGCATGTTAAAGCGCTGCCGGGCACGCCCGATTTGGTGTTTCCCAAGCTGCGGAAAATCATCAACGTGAGCGGTTGCTTTTGGCACATGCACAGTTGCGGCAGGTGCCGGATTCCCACCACGCGTCGACGGTATTGGATCGCTAAGCTAGAGCGAAATGCTGCCCGCGATAAACGCCTGCGGCGAGTGTGGCGGCTCGCCGGGTGGCAAGTGTTGACCGTTTGGGAATGCCAAACTACGCCGGTGAAAGCAACCACGCTGCAATCAAAAATTGCCGCCTTTTTAGCGCGATAA
- a CDS encoding HNH endonuclease gives MTISAEDLRRDVLTAAFRMPSVQSMVGRKSSITNAFVSAIIPLIPPSLDEIEYALAVLKMDPRDVRCAYCGNLCTEWDHLRPLVIKRRPTGYISEIANLVPACGKCNQSKGNKQWRDWMLSNAKHSPTGRKLADVTARSERLASFEKWRTPTRVDFEAIIGCDKWEQYWRLCEDVVAELHRSQEVADQLRILVLEALNPSAAGSRR, from the coding sequence ATGACGATCTCGGCCGAAGATTTACGCCGCGACGTGCTCACAGCAGCGTTTCGAATGCCGTCGGTCCAATCGATGGTTGGTCGAAAGTCGAGCATTACAAATGCCTTCGTCAGCGCGATTATTCCGCTTATTCCGCCGTCGCTCGACGAAATCGAATATGCACTTGCGGTTCTGAAAATGGATCCGCGAGACGTCCGTTGTGCCTATTGTGGAAATCTTTGCACCGAGTGGGATCATCTGCGGCCGCTGGTTATTAAGCGACGACCGACCGGTTATATATCCGAAATTGCTAATCTTGTTCCCGCTTGTGGCAAATGCAACCAAAGCAAAGGAAACAAGCAATGGCGTGATTGGATGCTTAGTAATGCAAAGCATTCACCAACTGGTAGGAAACTCGCAGACGTTACTGCTCGTTCGGAGAGACTAGCGTCTTTCGAAAAATGGCGCACTCCGACACGGGTTGACTTTGAAGCAATCATTGGCTGCGACAAGTGGGAACAATACTGGAGGTTATGCGAAGATGTCGTGGCCGAATTACATCGATCGCAAGAAGTAGCAGATCAGCTACGTATCTTGGTTCTGGAGGCTCTCAATCCTAGCGCCGCTGGTAGTCGACGTTAA
- the murD gene encoding UDP-N-acetylmuramoyl-L-alanine--D-glutamate ligase, which yields MGLGCHGGGVASARYCAQAGAIVTVTDLADDAELTNSLKSLCDVPIARFTLGKHIEADFCDADIVVVNPAVKPGDLLVNLARHSHAQITSEAELFLNACPAKVIGVTGTVGKSTTAAMLATILNKAQMRTWLGGNIGNSLLIDLPNIRPDDTVVLEMSSFQLHWLSETARWPEAAIVTNCSRNHLDWHGTWRNYVSAKQRLLSNLPKEGFAVLNHDDQELASWQSMCRALVLQPQSLETLPPLKVTGLHNLHNAACTAAAAVHLGAKNRQHVFCGLTCFLGLPYRLKFVGEVKQRRFYNDSKSTNPAATMAALHTMNGPTWLLIGGADRPSDFTELIGQMIQQTRGVAVFGGISHKLQETIRKCVSNFSCFRADTLSKAFYWCWKNSQAGHSILLSPGCPSTDQYHDFAERGEDFDRLVHSLDNQ from the coding sequence ATGGGTTTAGGATGTCACGGAGGAGGCGTGGCGTCAGCACGATACTGCGCACAGGCCGGGGCAATTGTCACAGTGACTGACTTAGCAGATGACGCGGAATTGACTAATTCTCTAAAATCGCTTTGCGATGTGCCGATTGCTAGGTTTACACTCGGCAAACATATTGAAGCTGATTTTTGTGATGCTGACATTGTCGTGGTAAATCCGGCTGTGAAACCCGGGGATTTGCTTGTGAACTTGGCTCGACATTCCCATGCTCAGATCACGTCGGAAGCTGAACTGTTTCTTAACGCTTGCCCTGCAAAAGTAATTGGCGTGACCGGCACTGTGGGAAAATCAACCACAGCTGCCATGTTAGCCACAATTCTAAACAAGGCCCAAATGCGAACCTGGTTGGGCGGTAATATCGGTAACAGCTTACTCATAGATCTTCCAAATATTCGACCTGATGACACTGTCGTGTTGGAAATGAGCAGCTTTCAATTGCACTGGTTAAGCGAAACAGCGCGCTGGCCGGAGGCCGCCATTGTCACAAACTGCTCGCGAAATCACCTAGACTGGCATGGGACGTGGCGTAACTATGTGTCGGCAAAGCAACGGTTACTCTCGAATCTTCCGAAAGAAGGATTTGCGGTACTCAACCATGACGACCAGGAATTAGCAAGCTGGCAATCAATGTGTCGAGCGCTAGTATTACAACCGCAATCGCTGGAAACATTGCCGCCGTTGAAAGTGACGGGGTTGCATAACCTGCATAATGCAGCATGCACAGCGGCCGCGGCCGTACACCTCGGAGCTAAAAATCGGCAACATGTTTTTTGCGGTCTGACATGCTTTTTGGGATTGCCATACCGCCTGAAATTTGTGGGCGAAGTAAAACAACGACGGTTTTACAATGATTCCAAATCAACGAATCCAGCCGCAACCATGGCAGCCCTCCATACCATGAACGGTCCTACATGGTTGTTGATTGGTGGTGCCGATAGGCCTAGCGATTTTACGGAACTCATTGGCCAAATGATTCAACAAACAAGGGGCGTGGCCGTATTTGGCGGCATATCACACAAACTGCAAGAAACAATTAGAAAGTGCGTAAGCAATTTTTCCTGCTTTCGCGCCGATACGTTATCGAAAGCGTTCTATTGGTGTTGGAAAAATTCGCAAGCAGGTCACTCGATATTACTATCGCCTGGCTGTCCTAGCACCGATCAATACCATGATTTTGCTGAGCGAGGAGAGGATTTCGATCGTTTGGTGCACTCGCTGGATAACCAGTAA
- a CDS encoding beta-ketoacyl-[acyl-carrier-protein] synthase family protein, which produces MMRNRVVITGLGCVTPLGSEVHEVWDRLTAGRSAVGRLTLFDASHFPVQIAAEVKDWTIAEVGEDPQRWRHHPRQTLFAVASGIKAMRSAGLDTNENGYHNVRINPLRFGIYLGCGETYQDWNQFAQMMASSMDGEEFRPEKFTEQALRLWCSDNELELELNMPAAHLAALFNAQGPNANCIAACASSSQAIGEAADMIRSGEVDVMLAGGAHSMIHPFGISGFYRLSALSQRNDDPSHAVRPFDRDRDGFVVGEGAALVVLESLEHAQRRGAEIWAELTGYGSAQDAYRITDVHPHGRGAAACMSLALKDAGLRPEQINYVNAHGTGTVLNDKMETLAIKHIFGDDAYRVPISSTKSMMGHFTTAGGAIELIISVLATRNGVLPPTINYETSDPDCDLDYVPNVAREATCRHVLSNSFGFGGQNAALIVSQFDEHRRNLVAKRAA; this is translated from the coding sequence ATGATGCGCAATCGGGTGGTTATAACCGGTCTCGGTTGCGTGACTCCGCTGGGTTCCGAGGTGCACGAGGTTTGGGATCGATTAACCGCGGGACGTTCAGCTGTCGGGCGTCTTACGCTGTTTGATGCTAGCCATTTTCCAGTGCAAATTGCCGCCGAGGTAAAAGATTGGACTATTGCCGAGGTGGGCGAAGACCCGCAGCGCTGGCGACACCATCCGCGGCAAACGCTCTTTGCCGTTGCTTCCGGAATCAAAGCCATGCGCTCCGCTGGATTGGACACGAATGAAAACGGGTATCACAACGTTAGAATTAATCCTCTTCGTTTTGGAATTTATTTAGGTTGCGGAGAAACTTATCAGGATTGGAATCAATTTGCCCAAATGATGGCCAGTTCGATGGACGGAGAAGAATTTCGTCCAGAAAAATTCACGGAACAGGCTTTACGATTATGGTGTTCTGATAATGAACTGGAGCTGGAATTGAACATGCCGGCCGCACACTTGGCGGCCCTATTCAATGCCCAAGGTCCCAATGCCAATTGCATTGCTGCCTGTGCGTCCAGCAGTCAGGCAATTGGTGAAGCGGCAGACATGATTCGCAGTGGCGAAGTCGACGTTATGTTAGCGGGCGGTGCGCATAGCATGATCCATCCTTTTGGAATCAGCGGTTTTTACCGACTTAGTGCACTGTCGCAACGAAATGATGACCCATCTCACGCTGTGCGGCCTTTCGACCGTGATCGAGATGGTTTTGTTGTTGGTGAAGGTGCGGCCTTGGTTGTGCTGGAGTCGCTGGAACATGCACAGCGCCGCGGAGCCGAGATTTGGGCAGAGCTTACCGGCTATGGCTCCGCACAAGATGCTTATCGTATTACCGATGTGCATCCCCACGGTCGCGGCGCAGCTGCTTGCATGAGTTTGGCCCTGAAGGATGCTGGTTTAAGGCCGGAGCAAATCAACTACGTTAATGCTCATGGTACCGGTACGGTTCTCAACGATAAAATGGAAACGCTAGCCATCAAACATATTTTCGGTGACGATGCGTATCGAGTGCCCATTTCGAGCACGAAAAGCATGATGGGACATTTCACCACCGCCGGGGGCGCGATTGAATTGATAATTAGCGTTTTGGCGACGCGTAATGGTGTTTTACCGCCGACCATCAATTATGAAACATCTGATCCGGATTGCGATTTGGATTATGTCCCGAACGTGGCACGCGAAGCAACTTGTCGCCATGTTCTCAGCAATAGTTTTGGTTTTGGGGGACAAAATGCAGCCTTAATAGTTTCGCAGTTCGACGAACATCGCCGCAATTTGGTGGCGAAACGCGCCGCATGA